A portion of the Macaca thibetana thibetana isolate TM-01 chromosome 9, ASM2454274v1, whole genome shotgun sequence genome contains these proteins:
- the LOC126962781 gene encoding peptidyl-prolyl cis-trans isomerase A-like, with protein sequence MVNPTVFFDIALDDEPLGCISFELFADKFPKTAENFHALGTGEKGFGCKGSCFHRIIPGFMCQGGDFICHKGTGGKSIYGEKFDDKNFILKHTGPGILSMANAGPNTNGSQFFICTAKSEWLDGKHVVFGKMKEGMNIVEATGRFGSRNGKTSKNITIADCG encoded by the coding sequence ATGGTCAATCCCACGGTGTTCTTCGACATCGCCCTCGATGATGAGCCCTTGGGCTGCATCTCCTTTGAGCTGTTTGCAGACAAgtttccaaagacagcagaaaactttcatgctctgggcactggagagaaaggatttggttgtaagggttcctgctttcacagaattattccagggtttatgTGTCAGGGTGGTGATTTCATATGCCATAAAGGCACTGGTGGCAAGTCCATCTATGGGGAGAAATTTGATGATAAGAACTTTATCCTAAAGCATACGGGTCCTGGCATCTTGTCTATGGCAAATGCTGGACCTAACACAAACggttcccagtttttcatctgcactgccaagagtgagtggttggatggcaagcatgtggtctttggcaagatgaaagaaggcatgaatattGTGGAGGCCACGGGGCGCTTTGGGTCCAGAaatggcaagaccagcaagaaCATCACCATTGCTGACTGTGGATAA